A single genomic interval of Parvularcula marina harbors:
- a CDS encoding GyrI-like domain-containing protein, producing the protein MTFEKKDLPAQHYIYVDREVSMLDGAAIGEAMGSAFGEVFGFVGQAGITPQSMPMSVYMEMPTDGKMKFRGGVMVSEADAAKASGNVKADQLRAGAAMMTTHKGPYASLNVSHKALWDHIETQGLQTAMPVWEIYVDDPTTVDEAECRTEIYRAIG; encoded by the coding sequence ATGACATTTGAGAAAAAAGACCTGCCCGCCCAGCATTATATCTATGTGGACCGCGAGGTCTCCATGCTGGATGGCGCGGCGATTGGTGAGGCGATGGGCTCGGCCTTTGGCGAGGTTTTCGGCTTTGTGGGGCAGGCCGGGATCACGCCGCAATCGATGCCGATGTCGGTCTATATGGAGATGCCGACGGACGGGAAAATGAAATTCCGCGGTGGCGTCATGGTCTCCGAAGCTGATGCCGCAAAGGCATCAGGCAATGTGAAGGCCGATCAGCTGCGCGCGGGCGCGGCGATGATGACGACGCATAAAGGCCCCTATGCCTCGCTCAATGTTTCGCACAAGGCGCTGTGGGATCATATCGAGACGCAAGGCCTACAAACCGCGATGCCGGTCTGGGAGATCTATGTCGATGATCCGACCACGGTGGATGAGGCGGAGTGCCGGACGGAGATCTACCGCGCGATCGGGTGA
- a CDS encoding SixA phosphatase family protein produces MIRSFLSAALVFTAMTANMLAMAGDTDPAIFLVRHAEKQAGPNPSLTDEGTARAERLAGQLENAGIEVIYSTNYHRTQETAAPLAEALDLEITSYDPSDLPGFADHLKKDGRTALVVGHSNTTPALVILLGGEAEPMPETDYDRLYCVSGEDTVLLVAGGDALSGPGCP; encoded by the coding sequence ATGATCCGCTCTTTCCTCAGCGCCGCGCTTGTTTTCACCGCGATGACCGCCAACATGCTGGCCATGGCCGGAGACACTGACCCCGCAATCTTCCTTGTGCGTCATGCCGAGAAACAGGCTGGACCTAACCCCTCCCTCACCGATGAAGGCACTGCCCGCGCCGAGCGCTTGGCCGGCCAGCTTGAGAACGCCGGCATCGAGGTCATCTACTCAACGAATTATCACCGGACGCAAGAGACCGCCGCCCCGCTCGCAGAAGCGCTCGATCTTGAGATTACAAGCTATGATCCCTCCGACCTGCCGGGCTTTGCCGATCATCTGAAGAAGGATGGCCGCACAGCCCTCGTCGTCGGGCATTCGAACACGACCCCGGCGCTGGTCATCCTGCTCGGCGGTGAGGCCGAGCCAATGCCTGAGACGGATTATGACCGGCTCTATTGCGTATCAGGCGAAGATACGGTCCTGCTGGTCGCGGGCGGTGACGCGCTTTCCGGGCCGGGCTGCCCGTAA